The Fusobacterium sp. IOR10 region ATAGCTAAAATTGCTGCAGCTCAAGGGGAAATTAAAGAAACTAAATAAATTTGTTAGGTATATTGATTTAAATATATAAAAAATAGCGGGGAGGTGTCCTCGCTATTTTCATTATATATTTTTAATCACAATATACTTGTGAGTCATTATCATTTATTAGTTTACAAAGTAAATCAATTTGCTCTTTTAATATTCTAGGTTTTGATAAAGGTGGAAGAGAGCTTAAAGGAAAAAATCTTACATCATCAATGTCAAATGTATTCCTTAATTCACCTGAAATTTTTTCACATAAAAATACAATTTTGTATGTATAAAAAGGCTCTTCAGGATGATCATAAAACTTCTTATCTAAAATAGCTAAAACTTTAACAACTTTTACATCAAGTCCAGTTTCTTCCTTCATTTCCTTTATAATCATTTCTTTAGGTGAAAAACCAATATCTGCCCATCCCCCTGGAATAGACCATTTACCTTTGTCTAATTTTTCTTCAACCATAAGAATTTCATTTTTTTCATTAAATAACATTCCTCTTACTTCAACTTTAGGAGTTGGATATTCTTTAATTGGCAAATAAAAATTACACAACTCTTCTAAATCATTATCTGTAATTAGATTAAGTAATTTCATATTAATTTCTTTTAATTCTTGATAACGTTCATCATCATATCCATTATGAGCGTATAAATATCCTAAATCACAAAGAGAAATATTTCTTTTGATTAAATTGATAATTT contains the following coding sequences:
- a CDS encoding NUDIX hydrolase N-terminal domain-containing protein, whose product is MEKDNLTQIINLIKRNISLCDLGYLYAHNGYDDERYQELKEINMKLLNLITDNDLEELCNFYLPIKEYPTPKVEVRGMLFNEKNEILMVEEKLDKGKWSIPGGWADIGFSPKEMIIKEMKEETGLDVKVVKVLAILDKKFYDHPEEPFYTYKIVFLCEKISGELRNTFDIDDVRFFPLSSLPPLSKPRILKEQIDLLCKLINDNDSQVYCD